From a region of the Asterias amurensis chromosome 2, ASM3211899v1 genome:
- the LOC139953502 gene encoding transient receptor potential cation channel subfamily V member 6-like, with translation MGSAVRRYLQCQCFFNGLMESGDKEWKKQNENKNAMYDLIYFSGQGRLVESYRNRKSDAEFQELIRKEVGPYLYNNGNGKMINEWDYIQYRKDTVDDKKKSILDSMSNQELMQEFHEYQQQAINRFSEHKAGWDLSKRGEVGETILHLCYLNNTKMHRDIARFLLEAYPELANDIYEGSDYYGENALHMAIVNQDIESVRFLTGQYHAQLDQRATGRFFRPNDLKDPKQIKLKPSNYEGEVYYGEYPLAFAASVGNTQIYDYLIEESLKNRSGQGHVNPNAKDSFGNTVVHMVIIHNQKLMFKHIIRQYKMPANYHIPNKAGLTPLELSYRLGRSELFTSLLDLASETQWAHGNLAYVAYPLGMLDTIGVDGHQNEHSALRAIIKKDDPCHLKMLEGQVINHLLQEKWKRYARGRFIFKFIWACLHLTLLSTAVNLRPETDLLSGDDVYTKMRYITEVCVIIGCVAKSCVEFIEIRSRGSLLDYIKSLWVLPFKGLFMCAILMLYICIPLRFLGLRQMEDIMLIIIMPFSFSYMLFFYRGHEKLGPLIVMIGKMMKGDISRFAIIYIIFIIIFGEAFYYLFKEAPSESSSDFDTWYGSFMMAFLMAFGDFPYEVFGESRIGWLSRTLFFIFMLLLPWLLVNMLIAMMAKTYQQVEVRSKMEWKRQWAMLLLNIERSISKSKLAKYKNAYSTEMRIPYNDALKKGLLQEENMSKSGGTVVMCPDDASQGEEPSMPKKGRRIMYKSWKKDDMNVPLVQMRKPERATEEHMSAGTKKEYICRALLIQTVLPKSRARAYRDAVIKWKGALRKVIRANTNAKALLLTSRAKAERRPRGVRSGSRPSVVPSNPFQQPFNPIPEESISTSAATSQESEKSHDQESQVVSGSPRRLPPLTRTKSRSILPPVV, from the exons ATGGGGTCGGCAGTCAGGAGGTACCTACAGTGCCAGTGTTTCTTCAATGGGCTGATGGAGTCCGGAGACAAGGAATGGAAGAAACAGAATGAGAATAAGAACGCCATGTATGATCTAATCTACTTCAGTGGTCAGGGGAGGCTGGTGGAGAG CTACCGTAACAGGAAGAGTGACGCAGAGTTTCAAGAGCTGATCCGGAAGGAGGTTGGACCGTACTTATACAACAATGGCAATGGGAAGATGATTAATGAATGGGACTACATCCAATATCGGAAGGATACTGTTGATGATAAAAAG AAGAGCATCCTGGACTCCATGAGCAACCAGGAACTGATGCAGGAATTCCACGAGTACCAGCAGCAGGCCATCAATCGCTTCAGCGAGCACAAGGCCGGCTGGGACCTGTCCAAGCGCGGAGAGGTCGGCGAGACCATACTGCATCTCTGCTACCTCAACAACACCAAGATGCATCGAGACATCGCCCGCTTCCTCCTGGAGGCTTACCCAGAACTGGCCAACGACATCTACGAGGGCTCAGATTATTACG GGGAGAATGCACTCCACATGGCGATCGTTAACCAAGACATCGAATCGGTCCGATTCCTCACCGGCCAGTACCACGCCCAGCTGGACCAGCGGGCCACTGGACGTTTCTTCCGGCCGAACGACCTCAAGGATCCCAAGCAGATCAAGCTCAAACCATCCAACTACGAAGGGGAGGTTTACTATGGGGAGTACCCGCTGGCGTTTGCGGCCAGCGTCGGAAACACTCAGATCTACGATTACCTGATCGAGGAGAGTCTGAAGAACAGGTCTGGGCAGGGGCACGTCAATCCTAACGCCAAGGACTCATTCGGAAACACTGTGGTACACATGGTCATCATCCACAAtcagaag CTGATGTTCAAACACATCATCCGTCAATACAAGATGCCGGCCAACTACCACATCCCAAACAAGGCAGGTCTGACCCCTCTGGAGCTGTCCTACCGACTGGGTCGCAGTGAGCTATTCACCAGTCTACTCGACCTGGCCAGTGAGACCCAGTGGGCACATGGGAACCTGGCCTACGTCGCTTACCCATTGGGCATGCTGGATACTATTGGGGTAGATGGACACCAGa ATGAACATTCAGCCCTGCGAGCAATAATCAAAAAGGATGATCCCTGCCATCTTAAGATGCTGGAGGGGCAAGTCATCAACCACCTGCTACAAGAGAAATGGAAGAGATATGCCCGG GGGCGATTTATCTTCAAGTTTATCTGGGCGTGTTTACATTTGACCCTCCTGAGTACTGCCGTCAACCTGAGACCAGAGACAGATTTACTTTCAGGCGATGATGTTTATACTAAA ATGCGTTACATTACGGAAGTGTGTGTGATTATCGGCTGCGTAGCTAAGAGTTGTGTAGAGTTCATCGAAATCCGATCCAGAGGGTCCCTTTTGGATTATATCAAAAGCTTG TGGGTTTTACCCTTCAAAGGGCTGTTCATGTGCGCCATCTTAATGTTGTATATCTGCATCCCGTTGAGGTTCCTCGGACTCCGTCAGATGGAAGACATCATGCTGATCATCATCATGCCATTCTCATTCTCCTATATGCTGTTCTTCTACAG AGGCCATGAGAAGCTGGGGCCGTTGATTGTCATGATTGGGAAGATGATGAAAGGTGACATCAGCCGATTTGCAATCATCtacatcatcttcatcatcatctttGGAGAAG CTTTTTACTACCTATTTAAAGAAGCACCTTCTGAGAGTTCAAGTGATTTTGACACGTGGTACGGGTCCTTCATGATGGCTTTCCTTATGGCATTTGGTGACTTCCCC TATGAAGTTTTTGGTGAATCTCGCATCGGATGGCTGTCCAGAACCCTTTTCTTTATCTTCATGTTGCTGTTGCCGTGGTTGCTCGTCAACATGCTGATTGCCATGATGGCCAAGACGTACCAGCAGGTGGAGGTGAGATCCAAGATGGAGTGGAAGAGACAG TGGGCAATGCTACTCCTGAACATCGAGAGATCCATCTCAAAAAGCAAACTGGCCAAGTATAAGAATGCCTACTCCACTGAGATGCGCATCCCGTACAACGACGCCCTCAAGAAAGGCTTGCTACAGGAGGAGAATATGAGCAAGTCAGGAGGGACAGTGGTGATGTGCCCTGATGACGCATCACAAGG cGAGGAACCTTCCATGCCTAAGAAGGGGCGTCGCATCATGTACAAGTCTTGGAAGAAGGATGACATGAACGTGCCCCTCGTGCAGATGCGAAAACCAGAGAGGGCAACTGAGGAGCACATGAGCGCTGggacaaagaaagagtacatcTGCCGAGCGTTGCTCATTCAGACGGTCCTCCCTAAAAGCAGAGCGAGAGCTTATAGAGATGCTGTAATCAAATGGAAG GGTGCTCTTAGGAAGGTCATCCGGGCAAACACCAACGCCAAAGCTCTCCTGTTGACCTCCAGAGCCAAGGCGGAACGTCGCCCTCGTGGGGTCCGTAGCGGATCACGCCCATCCGTCGTCCCCTCTAATCCCTTTCAGCAACCATTTAACCCAATCCCTGAGGAATCAATTTCGACATCAGCGGCGACATCACAGGAGTCGGAGAAGTCACATGATCAGGAGAGTCAGGTCGTCAGCGGTAGCCCAAGGAGACTCCCTCCATTGACTCGGACGAAAAGCCGATCCATCCTTCCCCCGGTAGTTTAA
- the LOC139933964 gene encoding uncharacterized protein: MANQFLMICLSLCALWQPSLGQEEHILLTLNEETSELQEVACDKFKYYAVEVTDPCRDLRVRVNHVEGEPDLYIAKGNNKYPNETTLAWTSYEWGSEDLTVSSWDPDFEVGFFYIGVHAYCGDDVSTGRTPSKFSLLAESVETTHPTTEITVYSQIRNERIDAQAYRYYQFCLPSRCTDVKLTLEHCLDSAVCPTSYGYPELLISRSIVRPKISDHAWKLASIRRSITLRNDDPDVQPGHHFVSVYGWCTPDQFCSDWNTCGPCAYVPNMPYNLTLTMTTVADCSTASASTLFPTAFLIFCSAVIVLSHALKD; the protein is encoded by the exons ATGGCCAatcaatttctgatgatttgtTTAAGTCTATGTGCTCTGTGGCAGCCCTCGTTGGGACAGGAGGAGCACATACTACTGACACTGAATGAAGAGACCAGTGAGCTGCAGGAAGTCGCCTGCGATAAATTCAAGTACTACGCAGTGGAGGTCACTGACCCCTGTCGTGACCTCAGAGTCAGG GTGAACCATGTGGAGGGGGAGCCAGACCTATACATTGCAAAAGGTAACAACAAGTACCCAAATGAGACCACATTAGCTTGGACGTCCTACGAGTGGGGCTCGGAGGACCTTACCGTCTCCAGCTGGGACCCAGACTTTGAAGTTGGCTTTTTCTACATCGGTGTGCATGCCTACTGCGGAGATGATGTCTCAACTGGCCGCACTC CATCCAAGTTCAGCCTCCTGGCAGAGAGTGTGGAGACAACCCACCCCACAACTGAAATCACTGTCTACAGTCAAATAAGGAATGAGCGTATCGACGCGCAAGCGTACCGCTACTATCAATTTTGCCTCCCGTCGCGGTGTACCGATGTGAAGCTTACACTCGAACACTGCTTGGACTCGGCCGTTTGCCCGACCAGCTACGGCTACCCAGAGCTTCTTATCTCTAGGTCCATCGTCCGGCCCAAGATCAGTGATCACGCTTGGAAGCTCGCTTCAATCCGTCGAAGCATCACCTTGCGGAATGACGACCCGGACGTCCAACCTGGCCACCATTTTGTCAGCGTTTACGGGTGGTGCACGCCAGACCAGTTTTGTTCAGACTGGAATACTTGTGGTCCATGCGCGTATGTACCCAACATGCCATACAACCTGACGTTGACCATGACAACGGTTGCCGATTGTTCCACCGCCAGTGCTTCTACTTTATTTCCAACagcttttctcattttttgttctgCAGTCATTGTTTTGTCCCATGCATTAAAAGACTAA